From a region of the Lactuca sativa cultivar Salinas chromosome 4, Lsat_Salinas_v11, whole genome shotgun sequence genome:
- the LOC128133534 gene encoding uncharacterized protein LOC128133534 — protein MVFGVPPSLFEHIKLCKSAKEIWDTLQDLFEGSENTMDKRLNSVVNEFDTFTTSPGYWSSGLERDDEDAKQNYCYMATNDLPGRSIIQQALYASEQETIWYIDSPCSMHMTGQKDLLRNLKLSSNDGYVTYGNNSNSQIPGYGILKNGNFSISNVAYVADLKNNLISVAQLTNANRRVEF, from the exons ATGGTATTTGGTGTTCCACCTTCTCTGTTTGAGCACATTAAACTGTGTAAATCcgcaaaagagatttgggacacacTTCAAGACTTGTTCGAAGGGTCAGAGAATACGATGGATAAACGTCTAAATTCCGTTGTCAATGAGTTCGACACTTTCACTACATCACCTG GCTATTGGTCGTCTGGGTTAGAAAGAGATGATGAAGATGCTAAacaaaactactgctacatggctacCAACGATCTACCTggcagaagcatcattcaacag GCACTCTATGCTTcggagcaagaaacaatatggtatatcGATAGTccttgctccatgcacatgacagGGCAGAAGGATCTTCTGCGAAATCTTAAACTTTCATCAAATGATGGCTATGTGACGTATGGCAACAACTCCAACTCTCAGATCCCAGGTTATGGAATCCTTAAAAATGGCAACTTCTCCATTTCAAATGTGGCATATGTAGCTGACTTGAAgaataatttgataagtgtggcTCAACTCACTAATGCTAATCGTCGAGTtgaattctga